The window ATTATTTGTCTGATAACTATATCAAATCAATAATGAAAGGCCCAAATAATAAGATTCTACCTAGCTAGCACAATATTCAACTATATTAATCTTGGACAGTCATCTTTTTTAATTTGTTTTGTAGTAACCATGATTTGTCCAGGTAGCTTAGTTTGTCCTGAATATGTTGTGAGAATCTGATTTTAGAAGCCAATTTTTGAGTTTTAAATCAGTGGTGATATATGATATGAAGCATTTTGTTCCCAGTGGCACGAGAGTTTGGACATTTCTTAGGACAAACCACTTTTTCTGGGTAAAAAGGTGGATCATGATTCATGAGTTCAAGTGCACAATATGTATGTTTGGTATGCTGTACAAATTGAACATTTGCCCGTGATTATCTGGTGGGCGTGTTGGGATTCAATTATACAATCTGGTTTAGGTGGTTCTTCATCGAGAATTCTTGCATAGCATCACGGTGTCGAATAACGGTGTATACAATTGGATTCTAATTTCCAACCCAACAAAGCCAGCTGCAGTGATGCATTATCTGCATCCTGGGCGGTCTATCTCAAATCATTTTGTGAATGAATGGCAGATGAACCTTTGCCTTTCATAAGCAACAGGCTATAGCCATCATTTCTGGGACTAAGATATCTTTGCTAAAGAGTCATGCCCAACCAAGGTTCTCAATGTTGCTGTTACTCTGGTACCCTCTGTGTAGGCCACAGACCACTTGGAAAAGTATGATTGCTGCTAACGCATTTAACTATAACAAAGGGTTCAGACTAAAAGTCTACTGAAGAAGACCCTTTACAAAAGAAAAAAAAAATTAAGAAAATTTGGTGATAGTTTGATGCAATTTCTGATTATTCTCTATAGTTGCAGGGCCAAATTTTTAGTTAAATGGAGCATTAACTATGAAGGACGTTCCCTTGAGAACTTAAAGTTTGTGTCTTGGTCTTCATTACTTGAGAACTATGATCTAATTTTCTTCTGTGGTAAATTGCTGGATTGTAATTCCTCAAGTTTGTGACATAGTTCTAAATGCTTGTTTGTAAATTTGATAGGCATTTGTTTCCTTAGGGGTAACTTATAAGAGCAGGCTGGGCAGCTGTGCTCAGCCTTCATGTTGTAGAGTACTATCAGTGCTTTTAGTTTATAGTGGTTGCTTGCTAGTTGAAGTAGCTCAAATGCCCTATTTGTTCCCCTACAATTTGATAAAATAAAGACTGGATTTCATGAAGTGTCAAATGGATGCTTACATGTTATAATTGGCAGGCTGCTAGGCTTTTGGGTCCAGCAAGATTTGACGCTTCAAAGCTAAAGGTTGAGTTTATGGGAGAAGGGATGAACAACTATGTTGGAATCATGCCAAGAACTTACATCCTATCTCATTGTGACTTCACAGCTAACTTGACCTTAACAATCTCCAATGTCATCAACCTTGAACAAGTCTGCTTTCTATGTGTTTCCCCACATGGTTTTGAAAGTTTGTTTTGATTCTTGCTGTGACAAGTTATAAGAACTTCCAATGCAGTTAAAAGGATGGTACAGCAAGGATGATGTTGTTGTAGAGTGGAAAAGGGTGATTGGTGAAATGTGTCTGCATATCCATTGCTATGTGAGCGGTCTCAATCTCTTGCTAGACCTGGCAGCGGAGTTCAGATATCACATATTTTCCAAAGAAATGCCTTTGGTAAGTTTTCTTTTATGATTATAAAGTTGCAATGTCCTTCTCTATTACAAAGGAAAATATATTTAGGACTAAAGAATATGAACTCACTAAATCCCCTGCATTTCTTTTTATACACCTGTTGATTCTAAAAGTCATTCTGGTGACTTTATCTATGATATGACCCCTACAGGTACTGAAAGCTGTGCTACATGGAGACTCGCCACTTTTCAGAGAGCATCCAGAGCTACGTGATGCTTTAGTTCGGGTTTATTTTCATTCTAGCTAGTCAGAAGAAGTACAATAGAATCGAATGCTTGGGGCCTCTCAAGGATGCTGTAGAGGTAAAACAAAAACCTGTTCATGTAAAAATCTGGCACACACTCAAATATGCATTTGTTGCATCTTATAAAAGGGATTAGCATCTCCATGTCAGTCGACACTGCAACATTTTAGTTGGTGAAAACTTGTTATCAACTCCAGTTGCTTCCTTTGGCTATCCCAAAAACTATAGTGCAATTATATATAAAAGGTGCATTGGAAGCTAATTTTGATGTGAAGATGAGCTGATTTTGTTAATTTTATATATCTGCAGGAAATACCAAGGGATCACAGTCAAGGAGTAATTGCATCTATCGATCCCCTCCGTCCTCCAGACAAGTGGGCAAGGCCAAAAACCGTATGTCAAATTCTATTTGCATTCCTTCTTTGAGGTCCATTGCATATAAAACAAAATCTAAAATACCTCCGAGGCTTGACAATTGCAACTGCTAAAGCTAGAATCTAAGAATGAATCGGCTTTCATGAGTAAAATTCTTTTAAGTAGACAAAGGCCAAAATCTCATTTTGTCAAGAGTTGTGTGGACATGCAACTGGAAATATTCGTTTACAATTCTTCTGCAGCTAAGACCAACTTGTTCATCTGTTGATCAATGGTCAATGTGGTTTGCTTCTTGATTTTTTTTTTTCTGTACTTATTAGTGCCGAGGCGGTAGCATTGCAATTTTCAGAGGTTTCAATTCATTCATACATACATACCGGTTAACCAAATGGAGCCATTCACATGACTGTAGTAACTCTTTCATTAACCACGTTAACAACTATAGTCTCTCCTGTCGAAGCATGGAAGGGCCGAAGGCCACACAAGTTTCCCAATTCATTTAGGAAAGCTAGCTTTCCCGGCCCAAGCATACTATGAAATACGAATCCCTATTGCAGTAGTTTTCCTATTCCAAACCAGAATAGGAATATCCACGTACAGACACATAGTATAAATAGGGGGCAGGGGCAAGGCTTATTCCCATCCCCAATCTTCTGAAGTCTTTGAAAGCTCTATATTCTAAAGCCAAACAAACTCTCAAACCCAAGAACCATGTCGACTGAGAACAAGAAGATGTTGACCCTGAAGAGTGAGGACGGAGAGGTATTCGAGATTGAAGAGACTGTTGCTGTTCAGTCACAGACCATCAAGCACATGGTGGAGGATGACTGCGCTGACAACGCTATCCCCTTGCCCAACGTGAAAGGCCCCATTCTTGCCAGGGTCATCGAGTACCTAAAGAAGCACGTTGCTGATGCTGAGGACAATAAGGAAAGCAAGAAAGAAGATGTGGAGTCTCTCAAGAAATTCGACGATGAATTCCTCAAGGTGGACCAGAGCGTGCTGTTTGACCTGATATTGGCAGCCAACTATCTGAACATCAAGGAGCTGTTGGACTTGACATGTCAGGAGACTCCCGAACAGATTCGCAAGACTTTCAACATCAAGAATGACTTCACCCCTGAGGAAGAAGAGGAGGTTCGAAGGGAGAACCAATGGGCTTTTGAGTGAAGCAGCAACAAACATTTGATATTTTTTTCATATACTTTTTTTAATAATTGAAGCAGTTCTTGTTTCTTAGAACTCAGTTACCAATATGTACTGATTTTATTATGTAATGAAGTTTATTATCATATATGTGCTCCCTTGTCTTTCAAGCTAATCATGGTCTTTGTTTGATCATCTTATTCATAAAGTCTCAATGCACTGAATTTCTCCTAATAAGCAAAGGAAACATCAATCAATTTTGTGAAAGATATAGAAACAAAAACAGGCATACGAAGCCAAAATTATATGCCCTTTCAGAGTTTCATGAATAAAATGTTGGCTAGTTCTATATCTTGTCCACAGTAGTCATGATCTCAGCTTATGAACTATGCATGTCATCATCTTTGGGTTCTTGGTAGTATTGAAAATAGAAACCACGGTAGTTTTTCCGCTTTTTGTACAACCTTGTCCTTGACTCATTGATGAGGCTTCAATTTATGTGTGAGCTTAAAAAGTTATAGCAGCTGGGTCTGATGGTTGTCAACGTAGTCCTCAGATGATCTATTCCCTTCTGTTGCATATCTGCGTGCAAAACCTTCATGGATTGCAAAAATCCAGGTAATCGGATCTTCATAAAAGAGATTGTGGCAATGGTTGTTCTTGAGCAACATATCCATCATCATCTTTCATAGTCAAACTTGGAATTAGTATGCAGTCATATAGCTAGCAAAACTATAGTGGGGAATAGATCAAAGTATTGTGTGCAACAGTGCAACTATCTTGCATTCCTCTTAGTGATTTCGTACTAAGATTCAATTGAGAGTATGTAGGATTTTTTGTATTTGAAAAGTCTATAGATATTCAATTCCGATTTTTAAAAGTCCTCAAAAATTTGTTGGTATTCAATCAGGACTTTAAAATATCCATCCAAATCTGGTGATTTTCAAAATTAAGTTAATCGACTTCGAAGGATTCTACTCTATATATGCTCGACTTTGTAGGATTCTGAGGTGCTGGGAAATCCGGCGTCCAGAGGTGAAATTTTCACGTATTTTGTGTCTCTCTCATTCTAAAGATGAAACGTTGACGCCCTAAGATGAAGATGACTGGCCTTGACGAACCACTACCTACGTTTCTCTATTCTCTGATAACGAAGGTTACTTTCTCATTCCGATTTGATCTTCGTTGTTGTGGTTTTAGGGTTTGGATTTATTGATTGATAGCTGGAGCTTATACCTTCTTCAATATTTTCCATATTTGAGAGCATTGTTCAATAATGAAAAAAGATAACACTCTGCTTGTTTAGATCAATAATGGTCAGAAGCTATATCAGAGAGGCTGTTTTTCTTTTTTCTTCTATAGAAAGAGTCATGTTTTTAGTACACTAGATATGAATGACGTGTGATGTCGCTTATAGGCAAAACCTAAATCCTTCCATCAGCAGCATAACAGTCATTGAGAAATAATAACTTGTGCACTACCATCACCACTCTAGATTTATATACTATATAGGCATATAACCCATATATATACAGCCCTTCTTGGCTGCGGACGTCCGCACCGAAGGTTTCGGTGCGGATTTCTATTTTTGCATCACTTTCCGGTCGAATTTCCTCATCTCCACCGTCTAGTATCTAGATAATATTGTGTAGATCATCTCTGTAAAATTTCAGCCAATTTGGTGATCGTTAATGCCCTCAAACTTGAGTTTTTCTAGTATGAACACAACCGGACAGAATTCAGTCCGTCCATTTGTTTTTCGAGTTTAAGGGCCTTANNNNNNNNNNNNNNNNNNNNTGCAAAAATGGAAATCCGCGCCAAAACTTTGGTGCGGACGTCCGCATTTGAGAATTCCTGTATATATATATATATATATATATGTCCACGCACCCAACAATTTTGTAAGCAACCTTTCTGAAACTTTTACACTATACTCTATGTCTGCATCATAGAGTTTGGTTGTTTAGCTCTTCAATTTGTACATTTGATTGATACTTGCTTTTGTGTTGAAACTAGAAATTACTGATTGATATTTTTTTTAGAAGGAAAGTATTGATTGATAAATTGAGTTGATGAGCTTTCTATGCATTTTACCTTCCATTTAGTAGCAAATTCTGTATGGCGGTGAGCCTTTATTTTTTTTTTGATCAAATGAAATATAATTCATATGGAAGATGTTACAAGCGGTATGAATAATACAAGCAAAGCCACTAATAGACCACTTATAACAAATCTCAGACCAAAGGCCTGAAAAATTACTTCCTAAAAGAGTTACCAAATCTCTAGTACACCATGAGACAAGAAAATGATCATCAAGACCAGAAGACTTGTCCGACAAACTGCCAACAGAGTTGGAAAGAAAGCGTCGGCATCCCCAATGGGTAGCGGCTCTAACCCCATGCAGGACAACAGCTCGAGTCAACTCGATCCGCTTCCTGATTAGTGAATACACGTGATAATTGCGGGTGTAAACCGATATCACTATATCAGTGGTGCATTGTAATCTGCCCAAGCACGACCACAACGGGTCAAATTATTCAAAACACAGAAACAAACATAAAGCTAACAAAAAAACAAAACAAAGGGATGCAGCACTTCTCCTGGATAGGCAAGATCAGACCCGGCTGGGCCTGCCCAAGAACAGAGTCCTAGGCCCAATCCAAATCAAACCTGGCCCATATCCAAGAGCACTCCAAACAACAGCTTCCATCAAGACCAGGCGGTGAGCCTTTAAGTTTCACAGATATGTTATGATTGATCTAAAATACATGGCATAAGAGTTATATCTCATGAGAAGGTAATAAAAGGAGTAATAATAGTCTTCAGCATACTGATAGTCTGATAGCGTGTCAAAAGTGCACATGGCGCACACTGCATACTCAAACACATTAGTTGGAATTAACATATCCCTACAGGAATGTATTATCTCCTCTGTTGGTCTATAATGTAATGGAACAAATATATCAAGATTCACATAGATTGCACTTGCGTTTGAAAATCAAGAAGCATATACTAGACTGGCCTGTATCTATTTTCCTATGCCAGCTGTGAGCTTGATTAGGATACTAAAGCTTTTATTTTTTGCTCAAAGATCGTTTCTCCAGGTGAGTATCTATATCAGCTACCACATTTTTGGAACCATAAAAACAATTGCAAATATGCTGACGTTTATTATAGGATAGAAAGAG of the Fragaria vesca subsp. vesca linkage group LG6, FraVesHawaii_1.0, whole genome shotgun sequence genome contains:
- the LOC101311206 gene encoding SKP1-like protein 4-like, which encodes MSTENKKMLTLKSEDGEVFEIEETVAVQSQTIKHMVEDDCADNAIPLPNVKGPILARVIEYLKKHVADAEDNKESKKEDVESLKKFDDEFLKVDQSVLFDLILAANYLNIKELLDLTCQETPEQIRKTFNIKNDFTPEEEEEVRRENQWAFE